From Plectropomus leopardus isolate mb chromosome 17, YSFRI_Pleo_2.0, whole genome shotgun sequence, a single genomic window includes:
- the ndufab1b gene encoding NADH:ubiquinone oxidoreductase subunit AB1b, giving the protein MAARVLLQCVRTLARPSLRLSSANLAVRAAAAPAAALHRPVSFAAASRRTRWLAQSPIPSVGVLCRQYGDLPPLTLETIKDRVMYVLKLYDKINPEKLQTSSHFMKDLGLDSLDQVEIIMAMEDEFGFEIPDAEAEKLMSPEDIVQYIADKKDVYE; this is encoded by the exons ATGGCGGCTCGTGTCCTGCTGCAGTGTGTCCGCACGCTCGCCCGGCCCTCTCTGCGGCTGTCCTCGGCTAACCTGGCCGTCAGAGCCGCTGCCGCCCCGGCAGCAGCTCTCCACCGACCCGTCTCCTTCGCCGCAGCCAGCCGGAGGACGCGGTGGCTCGCGCAGAGCCCG atCCCCTCAGTGGGCGTGTTGTGCCGACAGTATGGGGACCTGCCTCCCCTCACCCTAGAAACCATCAAAGACCGCGTCATGTACGTGCTCAAGCTCTACGACAAGATCAACCCCGAGAAG CTGCAGACGTCCTCCCACTTTATGAAAGACCTCGGTCTGGACAGTTTGGACCAGGTGGAGATCATCATGGCCATGGAGGATGAGTTCG GCTTTGAGATCCCTGACGCGGAAGCAGAGAAGTTGATGAGTCCTGAGGACATTGTACAGTACATCGCAGACAAGAAAGACGTGTATGAATAA
- the dctn5 gene encoding dynactin subunit 5 gives MELSEILYNKAEYIETASGNKVSRQSVLCGSQNIVLNGKTIVMNDCIIRGDLANVRVGRHCVVKSRSVIRPPFKKFSKGVAFFPLHIGDHVFIEEDCVVNAAQIGSYVHIGKNCVIGRRCVLKDCCKILDNTVLPPETVVPPFTVFSGCPGLFSGELPECTQDLMIDVTKSYYQKFLPLSQI, from the exons ATGGAGTTGTCTGAAATATTGTACAACAAAGCGGAGTACATTGAAACg GCGTCTGGCAACAAAGTGAGCAGACAGTCAGTGCTGTGTGGGAGTCAAAACATCGTTCTCAATGGCAAA ACTATTGTTATGAATGACTGCATCATCAGAGGAGACCTGGCTAATGTCAGGGTGGGCCGGCACTGTGTGGTGAAGAGCCGGAGCGTCATTCGACCACCTTTCAAAAAGTTCAGCAAAGG TGTGGCATTTTTCCCGCTGCACATCGGAGACCACGTCTTCATCGAGGAGGACTGTGTGGTCAACGCAGCACAGATTGGCTCCTACGTCCACATTGGCAAGAACTGTGTCATA GGTCGTCGCTGTGTGCTGAAGGACTGCTGCAAGATCTTAGACAACACCGTGCTCCCTCCTGAGACCGTGGTGCCGCCGTTTACCGTCTTCTCTGGATGTCCAG GTTTATTTTCGGGTGAGCTCCCAGAATGCACGCAGGACCTGATGATCGATGTAACCAAGAGTTATTACCAGAAGTTCCTGCCTCTCAGCCAAATCTGA